The Siniperca chuatsi isolate FFG_IHB_CAS linkage group LG9, ASM2008510v1, whole genome shotgun sequence genome includes a region encoding these proteins:
- the setd2 gene encoding histone-lysine N-methyltransferase SETD2 isoform X2 produces the protein MDTLLKSEIREEGSGASVKVEGLSKAALIKSLSPRVMLSNHLLPKGTKMKVNLEDQGRQKVSFSFAPTKKPLQSLFFIPASPEKSIAEPLPALSQSTSDKGGQDTDSKNEQKQTPMVPTSTADTQSETPVSSATKPKTDLAKMHFKKQILSVSVTEEKPTSVVPEEPHSSELQVLLKSTSKSVTEFPTPQPQNVVSVCPSENAHIEASETRVTPSLKKPAASLGKHGESSSIAERDSKVYKRKTRSQSDSAPPGSESDGDSVQMSSSRKSVDSKGKTNSDSRNKEVKKSSSGSHAEEKEKSSSKRSENHERSSSYSKSDRDSRHISLRSSRSDKDRRRSRSRSRSRSRGSRTSSSHSRSERSRGDRGSRSERSYYHDSDRRSHRSSPRRERRRSRSRTDRTRDSSDSEDDHRKTRTRTSDSSRSSAHASSYKESKSSSYSKSEKASKSADSPHSSELDKRTQSSRFERTSKRLSDSDSQRKCSPDLDSSYRKSSSHHKSETNSKSSSSNMQTHSQTYEKRQKSSSSDSEADHKGKSQTSDKSSGSEENCKNSQKKTSRPDSKQMTPSRCSVKTSGHDRQSNDIFHSPGKAPSCANTTESCSQSEKENSDSQPGGNELSNLDFKEMVSCTDKSLQESSSKRSKETKSGPEVENENASAITSSESLKHVNAALENLTNVKDTLSSSNRPHVNSNAAVLNPCSSNDSIMCSQDKKVVDCSPGPKSLLYTTDIPVTHDVQQNTKPEIVELNKVSTVDKQCGTSVLLKSDSSCLESENQLTIEQQKMDTVKKSSSTTKKSRWDIVGQDASESDNPQRILCAESKPTVKKVISVKKIEFSKDSNQQDSDINKAIQQEAETHSKLVKQTEISKQEVGSDSTSMTDNYKDQSEPSPASTSIDHCDLKLSVSQKTNTDEPLHINDTSQVDKAAKMQSWNGHEEKSKDSAQKSKLNKRTSLNQDALGGQSEASDSDNSEYDSDCGEAIKRLHSVVVVPKNSSLTIDTQDTRASPCTPMNSSELQNASIAADLNIGEVPRQRQGSPSTAFVETSGSCAGVNDSSNSIMLCQSQSNMIDSTSHSEGSSSIRAQPYMAGHISAHGSATDPAHSLDNSRQCEQGHIQHNVSSRGERMYSHYLHDDFSNADNINDKNGFSLGWDFSQPEQPSSTYQQPDSSHGPQLLNTKLTGTSPKEQEHVQSNASWNHQSPNMQTNSKPYLHVHEHYQDPAGEIHPDSLTNDHDDYSGHKLSNLSKTAVECNGPNTPGSSSFVQGHEISSNSRGSAVPDPPREDSFRPHRGRGPPKKRRPEIESDSDNEAEAGPAGKRERQGDTDVSKETHVKAEVHRPSLTLQDFQDANKWRESSKSKKMPPYFDLIEENLYLTERKKSKSHRDIKRMQCECPVLPREERSRGVLACGEDCLNRLLMIECSSRCLNGVYCSNRRFQMKQHADFDVILTEDKGWGLRAAKDLTPNTFVLEYCGEVLDHKEFKTRVKEYARNKNIHYYFMSLKNNEIIDATLKGNCSRFMNHSCEPNCETQKWTVNGQLRVGFFTTKAVTAGTELTFDYQFQRYGKEAQKCFCGAPSCRGFLGGENRVSVRAAGGKMKKDRSRKSALTTVDEELEALLENGEGLYDEKQVVSLCRLMVRVETMEQKLICLKLIQDTQNPSCLKQFLDHHGLSLLWIFMVELSEAKGNSANNIKLQSEIMKTLAVLPISTKNMLEESRVLTFIQRWAQTKTLPQPAEMDGYSSENTSRAQTPLNTPDGSSTKLGPELDGDTSKPAVYRRLKIISENSLDSALSDASKASDGKEEEEEEEDEEEDESSHAGLPDSKHLKADPACETADPVKGMMEESVTEEKQEETGMSSSSQHQPQSEEVKEKMESDLEKEIEMKEDMSEGQTDEFEGPKEPSEEQESGEEQTSQAVTEKAELEGDQPTVEVIEPESQSIQTDVADLPPEQPSENMEAQAETQEAEKPPPGSEAQPDESITDATPSSETPEASMPSEVTANPVDPSVIGTPSQDEEEGVSDVESERSQEPQLNDLDISGMAARLLESWKDLKEVYRIPKKSQVEKEANDRSRDRDTALTPRTTSGSREREREREKERERDRDRDYDRDRDRDRDWDRDRDRDRDRDRERDRVSDKTPRSTERRRRRSASPPPSSYERSSRRTEERFDPSNSNKTPRGTGGKERNKLSTEERRKLFEQEVAQREAQKQQQLQQQQQQLQTMAYDPALAYASSPGFITYPPGYPIQTFVDPSNPNAGKVLLPTPAVEPTMNYEQTPPQRLISDLGLTSPSSTSQATPVSNLSQHITTTNLATGNPQQYAQPTVATQDTGVAVLSVPAQTAPPVQGHQSYTTLWDPTTQQAVTVQTQPAQQYATAPAQAQTQTAIYYQGQPCQTIYSIPTAYPQASTPVIQAYTEPTASYLHGQPVYPSHQQGVVVQQGGTVTTIVTSQTVQQEMIVPNNVIDLPPPSPPKPKTIVLPPNWKVARDPEGKIYYYHIVTRQTQWDPPTWEGSSDNTSVDHESEMDLGTPTYDENPSKFSTKTAEADTSSELAKKSKETFRKEMSQFIVQCLNPYRKPDCKLGRISNTEDFKHLARKLTHGVMNKELKACNNPEDLECNENVKHKTKEYIKKYMQRFGSVYRPKEDTEVY, from the exons ATGGACACTCTGCTCAAGTCAGAAATCAG agaggaggggagtgGTGCCTCG GTGAAGGTGGAGGGCCTATCCAAGGCAGCTCTAATCAAAAGCCTGTCTCCCAGAGTCATGCTATCCAACCATCTCCTGCCTAAAGGGACCAAGATGAAGGTCAACCTAGAGGATCAGGGTCGTCAGAAAGTGTCCTTCAGCTTCGCACCGACCAAGAAGCCACTGCAGAGCCTGTTCTTCATCCCTGCCAGTCCTGAAAAGTCTATCGCTGAACCTCTCCCTGCTTTGTCACAGTCAACCTCAGACAAAGGCGGGCAGGATACAGACAGCAAAAATGAGCAAAAGCAGACACCCATGGTGCCAACAtcaacagcagacacacagtctGAAACCCCAGTCTCCTCAGCCACTAAACCGAAGACAGACCTAGCAAAGATGCATTTTAAGAAGCAAATTCTCAGTGTCTCTGTAACTGAAGAGAAACCAACATCTGTTGTGCCAGAGGAGCCGCACTCCTCTGAATTGCAGGTTCTGCTGAAATCAACAAGTAAGAGTGTAACTGAATTCCCAACACCCCAGCCTCAGAATGTCGTCAGTGTCTGCCCCTCTGAGAATGCTCACATTGAAGCCTCTGAGACAAGGGTAACCCCTAGCCTCAAGAAGCCAGCTGCTTCCTTAGGAAAACATGGAGAGAGTTCCAGCATTGCTGAGCGGGACAGTAAGGTATACAAAAGGAAAACCAGGTCCCAATCTGATAGTGCTCCCCCTGGCTCAGAATCTGATGGAGATTCAGTCCAGATGTCTTCCAGTCGCAAATCAGTTGACTCCAAAGGTAAAACGAACTCTGACAGTAGAAACAAAGAGGTGAAAAAGTCTTCCTCTGGTTCACATGcggaggaaaaggaaaaaagttcTTCTAAGCGGTCAGAGAATCATGAAAGGTCTTCTAGTTACTCCAAATCAGACCGTGATTCTAGACACATATCTTTACGCTCATCTCGATCAGACAAAGATCGCAGAAGGTCCAGGTCTAGATCACGGTCTAGATCAAGAGGGTCTCGAACAAGTTCATCTCACTCCAGGTCAGAGAGATCCCGAGGTGACAGAGGATCCCGCTCTGAAAGGTCATACTATCATGATTCTGATCGGAGATCACACAGGAGTTCTCCACGCAGAGAGAGAAGACGCTCTCGTTCTCGCACTGACAGAACTCGGGACAGTTCTGACTCTGAGGATGACCATAGGAAGACAAGGACAAGGACTAGTGACTCCAGTAGGTCATCTGCCCATGCAAGCTCATATAAAGAGTCAAAATCATCTTCCTACTCAAAATCTGAAAAGGCCTCTAAATCTGCAGATTCTCCTCACTCCTCGGAGTTGGATAAAAGAACACAATCGTCAAGGTTTGAAAGGACTTCAAAGCGACTATCAGACTCTGATTCCCAGCGCAAGTGCTCTCCTGATCTGGATTCCAGTTACCGTAAATCTAGCTCCCATCACAAGTCAGAGACCAACAGCAAATCATCTTCTTCCAATATGCAAACCCACTCTCAAACATATGAAAAACGCCAAAAAAGCAGCTCGAGTGACTCTGAGGCAGATCATAAGGGAAAATCACAGACCTCTGACAAAAGCTCTGGCTCAGAGGAGAACTGTAAAAACTCCCAAAAGAAAACCAGTAGGCCAGACTCAAAGCAGATGACCCCTTCTAGATGTTCTGTGAAAACCAGCGGACATGATAGACAATCGAATGACATATTTCACAGCCCCGGAAAAGCACCATCATGTGCAAACACCACAGAATCGTGTTCtcagagtgaaaaagaaaactctGATTCCCAACCAGGTGGAAATGAACTTAGTAATCTGGATTTTAAGGAGATGGTCTCATGCACTGATAAGAGTCTGCAAGAATCGTCATCCAAGAgatcaaaagaaacaaaatcaggtCCTGAAGTTGAGAATGAAAATGCCTCAGCTATAACCTCAAGTGAAAGCCTAAAGCATGTAAATGCAGCCCTGGAAAACTTGACCAATGTGAAGGATACCCTTTCTTCTAGTAACCGACCACATGTGAACTCAAATGCAGCTGTCTTAAATCCATGCAGTAGTAATGATAGTATAATGTGCAGCCAGGACAAGAAAGTTGTTGACTGTTCACCAGGGCCAAAGTCCTTACTTTATACAACAGATATACCTGTCACACATGATGTCCAGCAGAACACTAAACCAGAGATTGTTGAGCTGAATAAAGTTTCGACAGTCGACAAGCAGTGTGGCACAAGTGTGCTGCTCAAATCTGATTCATCATGTCTTGAATCTGAGAATCAGTTGACGATTGAACAGCAAAAAATGGATACTGTGAAAAAGAGCAGCAGTACTACCAAAAAGTCCCGATGGGATATTGTTGGGCAGGATGCCTCAGAGAGTGATAATCCACAGAGGATACTTTGTGCAGAGAGTAAGCCTACTGTTAAAAAGGTGATCTCTGTCAAAAAAATTGAGTTTTCTAAAGACAGTAACCAACAAGACTCAGACATTAACAAGGCTATTCAGCAAGAAGCTGAAACACATTCCAAACTGGTGAAGCAGACTGAGATCTCTAAGCAGGAAGTCGGCTCAGACAGCACATCCATGACCGATAACTACAAAGACCAAAGTGAGCCTTCACCAGCGAGCACCAGCATTGACCACTGTGACTTAAAATTGAGCGTttctcaaaaaacaaacacagatgagcCTCTGCACATAAATGATACATCACAGGTTGACAAAGCTGCAAAGATGCAGAGTTGGAATGGTCATGAAGAAAAATCCAAGGACAGTGCACAGAAGAGCAAATTGAATAAGAGAACATCACTTAATCAGGATGCATTAGGAGGACAGAGTGAGGCCAGTGATAGTGACAACTCGGAGTATGACTCTGATTGTGGCGAGGCTATAAAACGATTGCATTCTGTGGTGGTGGTGCCAAAGAATTCTTCCCTAACAATAGATACACAGGACACGAGAGCTTCCCCATGCACTCCAATGAATAGTTCAGAACTGCAAAATGCTAGTATAGCAGCTGACCTGAATATCGGTGAAGTCCCAAGACAAAGGCAGGGGAGTCCTTCCACTGCATTTGTGGAGACCAGTGGTTCGTGTGCTGGTGTAAATGATTCATCCAATAGCATTATGTTGTGTCAATCCCAGAGTAATATGATTGATAGCACCAGTCACTCGGAGGGTTCCAGCTCCATCCGTGCCCAGCCTTACATGGCTGGTCATATCAGTGCCCATGGAAGTGCCACAGATCCTGCCCACAGCCTTGATAATTCCAGACAGTGTGAGCAAGGGCACATACAGCATAATGTAAGCAGCAGAGGTGAAAGGATGTACTCCCATTACCTACATGATGATTTCTCCAATGCTGACAATATAAATGACAAGAATGGATTCAGCCTGGGTTGGGATTTTTCGCAACCAGAACAGCCCAGTAGTACATACCAGCAGCCTGATAGCAGTCATGGGCCACAGTTACTGAACACTAAACTGACAGGAACCTCTCCCAAGGAACAGGAGCATGTGCAGAGTAATGCCTCCTGGAACCACCAATCCCCAAACATGCAGACTAACAGCAAACCCTACCTCCATGTGCATGAACATTATCAGGATCCTGCAGGTGAAATCCATCCTGACTCCCTAACTAATGACCATGATGACTACAGTGGGCATAAACTATCTAATCTTAGTAAAACTGCTGTTGAATGCAATGGACCTAACACTCCTGGGTCATCAAGCTTTGTACAAGGTCATGAAAtaagcagcaacagcaggggCTCTGCTGTGCCTGACCCCCCAAGAGAAGACAGTTTTAGACCCCACAGAGGCCGGGGCCCTCCCAAGAAAAGGCGTCCAGAGATTGAGTCTGATTCAGACAATGAGGCCGAAGCTGGGCCGGCAGGCAAGAGGGAGCGTCAAGGAGATACTGACGTCTCTAAGGAAACTCATGTCAAAGCTGAGGTGCACCGTCCATCACTCACTCTGCAAGACTTTCAAGATGCGAATAAATGGAGAGAGTCGTCCAAGTCTAAGAAGATGCCCCCTTACTTTGACTTGATTGAGGAGAACCTGTACCTGACTGAGAG aaaaaagaGCAAATCTCATCGAGATATCAAAAGAATGCAATGTGAGTGCCCAGTGCTGCCCAGAGAGGAGCGTTCAAGGGGAGTATTAGCATGCGGGGAAGACTGTTTAAACCGGCTGCTGATGATTGAGTG ctcCTCACGGTGCCTGAATGGAGTCTACTGCTCTAATCGACGCTTTCAGATGAAACAACATGCAGACTTCGATGTTATCCTCACAGAAGACAAGGGTTGGGGACTGCGGGCAGCTAAAGACTTAACTCC AAACACCTTTGTGCTGGAATACTGCGGGGAGGTATTGGACCACAAGGAGTTCAAAACAAGGGTGAAAGAATATGCACGTAATAAAAACATCCACTACTACTTCATGTCTCTAAAGAATAATGAG ATCATTGATGCAACGCTGAAGGGTAATTGCTCTCGGTTTATGAACCATAGCTGCGAGCCCAACTGTGAAACCCAAAAG TGGACTGTCAATGGCCAGCTTAGAGTTGGGTTCTTCACCACCAAGGCTGTCACTGCAGGAACTGAACTGACGTTTGATTACCAGTTCCAGAGATATGG CAAAGAGGCACAGAAATGCTTTTGTGGAGCACCCAGCTGCAGAGGCTTCCTGGGTGGGGAGAACAGAGTTAGTGTTCGGGCAGCTGGAGGGAAGATGAAAAAAGACCGCAGTCGAAAGAGTGCTCTCACCACG GTTGATGAGGAGCTGGAGGCGTTACTGGAGAATGGTGAAGGCCTGTATGATGAGAAACAGGTGGTGTCTCTCTGCAGACTAATGGTCCGAGTGGAAACCATGGAGCAGAAACTCATCTGCCTCAAGCTCATACAA GATACTCAAAATCCATCATGCCTGAAGCAGTTCCTAGACCATCATGGATTGTCTTTGCTGTGGATCTTCATGGTGGAGCTTTCTGAAGCTAAAGGCAACAGTGCCAATAACATCAAACTGCAGTCAGAG ATTATGAAGACCTTGGCTGTGCTGCCTATCTCTACTAAGAACATGTTGGAGGAGAGCAGAGTCCTGACCTTCATTCAGCGATGGGCCCAGACAAAAACTCTCCCGCAGCCTGCTGAGATGGATGGCTACTCTAGTGAGAACACTTCCCGTGCTCAAACACCCCTCAACACTCCAGATGGTTCCTCCACCAAACTGGGACCAGAATTGGATGGGGACACCTCCAAACCTGCTGTGTACCGCCGCCTTAAAATCATCAGTGAAAACAGTCTGGACAGTGCACTCTCTGACGCTAGCAAAGCATCTGatgggaaggaggaagaggaggaggaggaagatgaggaagaagatgaaTCCTCACATGCAGGACTTCCTGACAGCAAACACTTGAAGGCAGACCCAGCGTGTGAAACTGCAGATCCAGTGAAAGGAATGATGGAAGAGTCAGTGAcagaagagaaacaggaagagacagGGATGAGTTCAAGCAGTCAACACCAACCTCAATCAGAggaggtaaaagaaaaaatggagtCAGATTTGGAGAAGGAAATTGAGATGAAAGAGGACATGAGTGAGGGTCAGACTGATGAATTTGAGGGGCCAAAAGAGCCTAGTGAGGAACAGGAGAGTGGGGAGGAGCAGACCAGTCAGGCAGTGACAGAAAAGGCTGAACTAGAAGGAGATCAGCCCACCGTTGAAGTTATCGAGCCAGAGAGTCAGTCCATCCAAACAGATGTTGCTGATCTTCCACCTGAGCAGCCTTCAGAGAATATGGAAGCCCAGGCAGAGACACAAGAGGCTGAAAAACCTCCTCCTGGCAGTGAGGCGCAACCTGATGAATCTATCACTGATGCTACTCCAAGCTCTGAGACCCCAGAGGCCAGTATGCCCTCTGAGGTCACAGCGAACCCTGTGGACCCATCAGTGATAGGTACTCCTTCtcaggatgaagaggaaggtgTCTCAGAtgtggagagtgagaggagtcAGGAGCCCCAACTCAATGATTTGGACATTAGTGGCATGGCTGCCAGGCTTCTGGAAAGCTGGAAGGATCTGAAG GAGGTGTACAGAATACCAAAGAAGAGTCAGGTGGAAAAGGAAGCAAATG ATCGCAGCCGAGATCGAGACACAGCTTTGACACCACGCACCACTTCTGGTAGCCGAGAACGAGAAAGGgagcgagagaaggagagggaacGCGATAGAGACCGAGATTATGACAGGGATCGAGACAGGGATCGAGACtgggacagggacagagacagagacagagatcgTGACCGGGAACGTGATCGAGTCTCTGACAAAACTCCACGCAGCACTGAGAGACGAAGGAGACGTTCCGCTTCTCCACCACCCTCATCCTACGAGAGAAGCAGCCGACGCACTGAGGAACG GTTTGACCCATCTAACAGCAACAAGACACCAAGGGGAACTGGTGGCAAGGAGCGCAATAAGCTGTCCACAGAGGAGCGCAGAAAGCTGTTCGAACAGGAGGTTGCTCAGCGGGAAGCCcagaaacaacaacagcttcagcagcagcagcagcagcttcaaaCTATGGCTTATGACCCTGCTCTGGCCTATGCCTCCAGCCCTGGCTTCATCACATACCCTCCTGGATATCCCATCCAGACCTTTGTGGATCCCTCCAACCCCAATGCAGGCAAAGTACTGCTACCTACCCCTGCAGTTGAGCCTACCATGAACTATGAACAGACGCCTCCCCAGCGTCTTATCTCAGACCTGGGACTGACCTCTCCATCCTCCACTTCCCAGGCCACTCCAGTCTCTAATCTCTCTCAGCACATCACCACCACCAACCTCGCCACTGGCAACCCTCAGCAGTATGCCCAGCCAACTGTAGCAACCCAGGACACAGGCGTAGCTGTCCTCTCTGTACCTGCCCAGACGGCCCCTCCAGTACAGGGCCATCAGAGCTACACCACTCTCTGGGATCCCACTACTCAGCAGGCAGTGACTGTGCAGACACAGCCTGCACAGCAGTATGCCACAGCCCCAGCACAGGCTCAGACACAGACGGCCATCTATTACCAGGGCCAGCCATGCCAAACCATCTACAGCATCCCCACTGCTTACCCTCAGGCCAGCACTCCCGTCATACAG GCGTACACTGAACCCACAGCCAGTTACCTGCATGGCCAGCCTGTGTATCCCAGTCATCAGCAGGGAGTGGTGGTGCAGCAGGGAGGCACAGTCACCACCATCGTCACATCCCAAACTGTCCAACAG gAAATGATTGTACCCAACAATGTGATAGACctgcctcctccctctccccccaaACCCAAAACTATCGTCCTACCTCCCAACTGGAAAGTGGCCCGGGACCCTGAAGGCAAGATCTACTACTACCATATTGTCACAAG GCAAACACAGTGGGACCCTCCAACCTGGGAAGGAAGTAGCGACAACACTAGTGTGGACCATGAATCTGAGATGGACCTGGGAACGCCCACCTATGATGAGAATCCTTCCAAG TTCTCCACTAAGACAGCTGAAGCAGATACTTCCAGTGAGCTGGCTAAAAAGAGTAAAGAGACATTTCGCAAAGAG ATGTCCCAGTTCATAGTGCAATGTCTAAATCCGTATCGGAAGCCAGACTGCAAACTTGGACGCATCAGCAACACAGAAGACTTCAAACACCTGGCTAGAAAG CTAACTCATGGAGTTATGAATAAGGAGTTGAAAGCTTGCAACAATCCTGAGGACCTTGAGTGTAACGAGAACGTGAAGCACAAGACCAAGGAGTACATCAAGAAGTACATGCAGAGATTTGGGTCCGTGTACAGGCCCAAGGAGGACACAGAGGTGTACTAA